The sequence TTCATAGGCAATTTCAAGGGTTTTGACATGGGTTATGTCTCTGGAAAACACGTATATACCTCTTACTCTTTGCTCGGCAGTGAAGATAGGCCCAACAATATACTGGCGATAACAATCTTCACCCTGAACCACGCTTTTGGCTACAAAATCAAACTTCTCTCCTGCTAAAGCACGATCATACCGTTGCTTCCATTCATCTCTCACATTACCCAGATAGTCTAACGCATTGGCTCCTTCTTTGAAATCGCTGAATTGAGAGTTCGCATATCTCTGGCGAATGACATCATTCATCAGGGTAATACGGTAATTGGTATCCATAGCTGTCATTGAATCATCTGTGCAATTGATTACGGCCTGCAGATTGGATTCCTTGTGTGACAACTCGTTCTGCATTCGTTGCATTTCTTCCTGAGTGGCCGCCATCTCCTCCATATTCTGACGCATCTCTTCTTCCTGGGCCTTTAGAAACTCTGTTTGAAGACGGGTTTCTTCCAGTAAGCGTTTTGTTTGTTCACTTACTTTGGCAGAAACAATAGCAGAAGATATACTCTCAGCCAGCTTTTCGACAAACTCAATCTGATAGGGTTCAAAAGCCTGAAAGGATGCGATTTCGATTGCCCCTTCTACCTGATCATTGTTTTTTAAAGGAACCAGCAAAATGCATGTTGGATTAGCTTTACCCAAACCTGAAGTGATACTGATATAATCGGATGGAATATCTGTCAGAAAGATGGTATCTTTTTCCAGATACAGTTGTCCTACCAGCCCCTCTCCGATATCTATTCGCTTTTTCAGGTATTTTTTGCGTTCATAGGCATAGCTGCTGATTAGTTCAAAATGAATATCCTTCGTATCCTGCTCATTGACGATAAATAAACCTCCCTGATTGGCATTAAGATATTTGATAAGTGATGAAAGAACAGTATCAGCCAACTCCTGTCTATTTAATGTATGGTTACGGAGAATCTCTGAAAAATGAGCCAAGCCTTGTGTAGCCCAGTGTCTGCGACGGCTTTCTTCTTCTACCATTTTCATCTGGTTTTGCATACGAAGCAAAGCATCTACCAAACGATACTTGTTTTTATCTGCAGTGTAAGTATTGGTATCAAAGTTGCCAGCCTCAATGTTGGTAATAATCTGCTCTGAGACGTATAGTTCTTCCCGTAAGAAATCGATAGACTTTAACAACCCCATCAAATCTGTATGAATGCTCTTAAAGTGGAAAGTAGATATATGATTGCCTTTTACAATCTGATCAGTGACATAACCAAGTCCTTTTATGGGTTTTAATAACTGGCTATAAATCAACCAATAAAGACCTACCCCAAGTAAAGCAGCTATGATAAGTACAATTCCTCTTACAAAATACGATTCCTGAAATAGTAGAAATGCAACGAATGTTAGTGTCCCTGACAGTACAATGAATGTAAGCTTCAAAGGTAAGTCAAATGGCATAGTTTTCTTGGCCTGTTTCATATATACAGATAGTAAAATGGTTGAAACTTTTTCAAAATTACTAACTATATATGTTCACCAATCACCATTTTGCCACACAAAATTACACTGCTATAATTCTTTATTTTTTAGACTTTTATTTTGTATCAATGAGAAAATATTTTTGAAACAGCAATTATATTAGCCAAAAAACTATTTTTCGGACATATCTATAAAATATCAGGCATCCCAAGTGCTTTATCTCAATATCGATATCTTGTCTTTTATTAGGGGTAGAAAACAGGCTGAAATCTATATTGGTCCAAGAAATAATATAAATTTATATGTATCTATTTTACTAAATATAAAATATAGAACACAGCATAAATAAAGTACAACTAAAAAGCAAAAAGCCAGCCCTATCGGCTGGCTAAAAAAATGAGAATAATTCAGGTCTCAGGCTATCCCTGAAAGATCATTGTAAACAGTTATGTATTGTGTAAGTATTTCTTGCCTTTTGATAAAAAATCCAGGTAAAAAATCAAAGTAAGTATATTTATTAGCTTGTGGACCTTTCCCCATATTCATATTAACCTACCTGCTTAAGCACTCTCACCAGTTCTAACTGATCTTGTAAGGCTTTCAGGTCGGCAATTTCGTCGTCTTCCAGATCCGACAGATCCGCATCTTCCAGGTCGTGGCTCAGACCAGACTTAGAGGTTTCACTGTAGTATACCAGATTCCACTCTCCTGACTCATCTTCTGTCAATGCACTCAGTGATTCAACCCAGTCACCAGAGTTCATATAGACAATATCTCCATACTGCTTGATGGCAGGTTGGTGAATATGACCACAGATGATACCATCGCACTGTTTTACCTTTGCCAGCTCAGCCAGTTGCGTTTCAAAATCGGAGATATAGCTTACTGCTGATTTTACTTTCTGCTTTACTACCTGCGATAAAGAATAGTAAGGTAAACCACGATTTGTACGATAGTTATTATATAGCTTATTCACCCACAGCAAAAATGTATATCCAATATCCCCCAGTTGCGCAATCCACTTAAGTTGTGTAGTTACTGAATCAAAGATATCCCCATGAGTGATATAGAATCGTCGTCCATGTGATTTCAGTATGTAATCACGCTGGATAGAAAATCCACCTACCTTTACAGGCAGTATCTGATCCAAAAAATCATCATGATTACCTCTCAGGTAAATAACCTGTGTATTGTAATCTTCCATCATTTTCAGAATGGTCTTGAAGAAACGTGTATGCTTACGCTTCCAGGCGCCATATTTCTTTAGCTGCCAGCCATCTATAATGTCGCCATTAAGAATAAGCTTATCACAGGTATGCTGCTTCAGGAAGTTAGTTACCTGTTTGGCTTTAGAGCCAGATGTACCCAGATGGATATCTGAGATTACAATAGTTCTGAAATGTGTTTTCAATGCCTGATTTTTGCTGCAAAGTAAAACTTTTAGTATAACTTAAAAGTTACCAGATACTTATGAAATATTTAACTTTTTACCTGTATGATAGGGATTCGTTAAATCAATGTTAAGCCTCATTGTACAATCAAATAAGCTTGTCTTTTCTGACACTTAATAATTGGCAGAAACTGCTTACAGGGGAAGATTTCTCAAAATTTAGATCTTGAATAAAAAAAAGATAGTATTTTGGATCGCCGATTTAAAATTGTCGTTTAAATAGTCGTTTCTATTTAATTCCAAAATCTTTGGACCATCGTTCACTTTTATATCAAAAAGCTTCACTGATTACAAACTATGCAGATTCAAATTGAAAAAGGAAAGTATTATAAGTGGGTAGTAAGACTATGGATATTTTTCCTTGCCGGATTTCTACTATTTCTTCTCTATCTCTGGGCTGTCAGTAGTAACCTATTTGGATTGTTTGGCGAATTGCCCAGCTTTAAGTCTATTGAAAACCCCAAAAGCAGCCTTGCCTCTGTTGTATATGCTATAGACGGAACTACCTTGGGTTCCTATTACCGTGAGGAAAACAGGAACTCAGTTGACTACAACCAGCTTTCTCCTAATATTATCCATGCGTTGGTTGCCACTGAAGACGTTCGTTTTGAGCAACATTCAGGCATCGACTTTATTGGTGTTTCAGCCATTGTCCCCTATCTGGCCATTGGCAAACGCAGAGGTTCCAGTACCTTAACCCAACAGGTAGCCCGAAATCTTTTCCCATTGAGACGTGAAGAAATGCAGGGTGCTATTAACAACATTGTTATTGATAAAACCAAAGAATGGCTTACTGCCATACAACTG is a genomic window of Xanthocytophaga agilis containing:
- a CDS encoding GAF domain-containing protein, giving the protein MPFDLPLKLTFIVLSGTLTFVAFLLFQESYFVRGIVLIIAALLGVGLYWLIYSQLLKPIKGLGYVTDQIVKGNHISTFHFKSIHTDLMGLLKSIDFLREELYVSEQIITNIEAGNFDTNTYTADKNKYRLVDALLRMQNQMKMVEEESRRRHWATQGLAHFSEILRNHTLNRQELADTVLSSLIKYLNANQGGLFIVNEQDTKDIHFELISSYAYERKKYLKKRIDIGEGLVGQLYLEKDTIFLTDIPSDYISITSGLGKANPTCILLVPLKNNDQVEGAIEIASFQAFEPYQIEFVEKLAESISSAIVSAKVSEQTKRLLEETRLQTEFLKAQEEEMRQNMEEMAATQEEMQRMQNELSHKESNLQAVINCTDDSMTAMDTNYRITLMNDVIRQRYANSQFSDFKEGANALDYLGNVRDEWKQRYDRALAGEKFDFVAKSVVQGEDCYRQYIVGPIFTAEQRVRGIYVFSRDITHVKTLEIAYEELLSRLELQESEN
- a CDS encoding UDP-2,3-diacylglucosamine diphosphatase, with product MKTHFRTIVISDIHLGTSGSKAKQVTNFLKQHTCDKLILNGDIIDGWQLKKYGAWKRKHTRFFKTILKMMEDYNTQVIYLRGNHDDFLDQILPVKVGGFSIQRDYILKSHGRRFYITHGDIFDSVTTQLKWIAQLGDIGYTFLLWVNKLYNNYRTNRGLPYYSLSQVVKQKVKSAVSYISDFETQLAELAKVKQCDGIICGHIHQPAIKQYGDIVYMNSGDWVESLSALTEDESGEWNLVYYSETSKSGLSHDLEDADLSDLEDDEIADLKALQDQLELVRVLKQVG